In Candidatus Desulfatibia profunda, the DNA window TTGCCAGTGTCAATTACGGTGAAGATTCAATGGGCAAAGGCATTCCTTTGCCCAAGGAACTCAGTTATCTGAGACAATAATCGTAACTACTCAGGTAGATAGACTGAAGGTGGAAGGCTTTTAGGGAGAAATCATGCGCGATCACACAAAACTTAGGGCATTTGAGTTGGCTGACGAGGTAGCAGTATTGGTTTATCGTGTGACCTCCGGGTTTCCGAGAGAAGAGTTGTATGGACTATCTTCTCAAATGCGGCGAGCTGCGGTTTCAGTTTCTTCTAACATCGTGGAGGGTTGCGCACGTGACAGTCAGGCAGACTACCTTCGATTCCTCAATATGGCTTTCGGTTCATTGAGAGAACTGCATTATCAGCTAAGTTTGTCAAAGCGCTTAGGATTCTTGTGCAATCAGGATTCATCCCTGATTGAACCAAAAATCGTCGAAACCGAGAAGGTCTTGAATGGCTTGATTCGAGCGTTGCGAGATGATTGATATGCTTCAGCCTTCAGCCTTTAGTCTAAACACCTGAGTAGTTACCTCAAAACTATGATCTCCGCTGTTATTGTTGCCGCCGGCAAAGGTGCCCGGATGAAGCACACCGTTCGCAAGCAGTATCTTTTGCTTGCGGATCGTCCGGTGCTGGGC includes these proteins:
- a CDS encoding four helix bundle protein; its protein translation is MRDHTKLRAFELADEVAVLVYRVTSGFPREELYGLSSQMRRAAVSVSSNIVEGCARDSQADYLRFLNMAFGSLRELHYQLSLSKRLGFLCNQDSSLIEPKIVETEKVLNGLIRALRDD